A region of Ictidomys tridecemlineatus isolate mIctTri1 chromosome 4, mIctTri1.hap1, whole genome shotgun sequence DNA encodes the following proteins:
- the LOC144376748 gene encoding olfactory receptor 1165-like: MNSRISSNRSQMQDEGNQSTVFTFIFLGFSEYPKLQVPLFLIFLTIYTISVLENLGMILIIRINPKLHTPMYFFLSHLSFVDFCYTTTIAPKLLDFLVVEDRSMSFKGCITQFFFGCTCVITQTFILAVMAYDRFVAVCNPLLYTVAMSRKLCALLVAGSYIWGGICSSTLTYFLLALSYCGSGIINHFCCEYSAIISASCSDSSLSQLACLVICMFNEICSLLIILTSYVVIVITVIKIPAKGGLRKAFSTCGSHLAAICFCHGVILLLYCVLKSKSSLLLVKFATVFYSMVIPMLNPLIYSLRNKDVKETLSKLMHLKVLSHS, translated from the coding sequence ATGAACTCTCGGATTTCCTCCAACAGGAGCCAAATGCAGGATGAGGGGAACCAGAGTACAGTCTTCACTTTCATCTTCCTGGGCTTCTCAGAATATCCAAAGCTCCAGGTGCCCTTGTTCCTGATATTCTTGACCATCTACACGATTTCTGTGCTGGAAAACCTTGGTATGATACTGATCATCAGGATTAACCCAAAACtccacactcccatgtactttttcctcagccatTTATCCTTTGTTGATTTTTGCTACACCACCACAATTGCACCCAAACTTTTAGATTTCTTGGTTGTGGAGGACAGAAGTATGTCCTTCAAAGGATGCATAACACAGTTTTTCTTTGGCTGCACCTGTGTCATCACACAAACCTTTATTTTGgcagtgatggcctatgaccggttTGTGGCTGTTTGTAACCCCCTGCTCTACACAGTTGCTATGTCTCGAAAGCTCTGTGCTCTGCTGGTGGCTGGAAGTTACATATGGGGTGGAATCTGTTCCTCcacactcacatattttcttttggcCCTATCTTACTGTGGATCTGGAATCATCAATCACTTTTGCTGTGAGTACTCTGCCATCATCTCTGCATCCTGCTCGGATTCCTCCCTCAGCCAGTTGGCATGCTTAGTCATCTGTATGTTCAATGAGATTTGTAGCCTGCTGATCATCCTTACCTCCTATGTCGTCATAGTCATTACGGTCATCAAGATCCCTGCCAAGGGTGGCCTCAGAAAAGCTTTCTCCACCTGTGGCTCCCACCTGGCTGCTATCTGCTTCTGTCATGGGGTCATCCTCCTTCTCTACTGTGTGCTCAAATCTAAAAGCTCCTTGCTCCTTGTCAAATTTGCCACTGTGTTTTACAGCATGGTCATCCCTATGCTAAATCCCCTCATCTACAGCCTAAGAAATAAAGATGTCAAGGAGACCTTGAGCAAGTTAATGCACTTAAAAGTGCTTTCTCACTCATGA